One Falco naumanni isolate bFalNau1 chromosome 15, bFalNau1.pat, whole genome shotgun sequence DNA segment encodes these proteins:
- the LOC121097946 gene encoding probable D-lactate dehydrogenase, mitochondrial — MALRRGLGLGAALWRRGCCSKRPLPPDFVAALRAVVGAPNVSTALAVREQHGHDESMHACAPPDAVVWPRAVGQVQELAALCHRCRVPMVPFGTGTGLEGGVNAVQGGVCFDLSRMDAVAELSLEDFSVAVEPGVTRKALNSRLRGTGLWFPVDPGADASLCGMAATGASGTNAVRYGTMRPNVLNLRVVLPDGRLLHTAGAGRQARKRAAGYDLTSLFVGSEGTLGFLTQATLRLHPLPEAVAATVATFPSVRAAVACTVQVLQAAVPVARIEFLDEVMADACGRYSGTGLPVAPTLLLELHGSRQGLAEQQRQAEEMVRLNGGSVPAWSEEPEERGRLWAMRHSAWYAALALRPGCQGYSTDVCVPISRLPDVVVETQRDLRDSGLTGPMVGHVGDGNFHCLLVFDARDPAEAQRVHAFAQRLGRRALAAGGTCTGEHGVGLGKRALLREELGPEGLDTLRRIKAALDPHNLMNPGKVL, encoded by the exons ATGGCCCTgcggcgggggctggggctgggggcggcgcTGTGGCgccggggctgctgctccaag CGCCCGCTGCCCCCCGACTTCGTGGCGGCCCTGCGGGCGGTGGTCGGGGCCCCCAACGTCTCCACGGCCCTGGCGGTGCGCGAGCAGCACGGCCACGACGAGTCCATGCACGC CTGCGCGCCCCCGGACGCGGTGGTGTGGCCCCGGGCGGTGGGGCAGGTGCAGGAGCTGGCGGCGCTCTGCCACCGCTGCCGCGTGCCCATGGTGCCCTtcggcaccggcaccggcctGGAGGGCGGCGTCAACGCCGTGCAG GGCGGCGTCTGCTTCGACCTGAGCCGCATGGACGCCGTGGCGGAGCTGAGCCTCGAGGACTTCTCGGTGGCGGTGGAGCCCGGCGTCACCCGCAAGGCCCTCAACAGCCGCCTGCGCGGCACCGGGCTCTGGTTCCCCGTCG ACCCAGGGGCGGATGCCTCGCTGTGCGGCATGGCGGCCACAGGCGCCTCGGGCACGAACGCGGTGCGCTACGGCACCATGCGGCCCAACGTGCTCAACCTGCGCGTGGTGCTGCCGGACGGGCGCCTGCTGCACACCGCAGGCGCCGGGCGCCAGGCCAG GAAGCGCGCGGCCGGCTACGACCTGACGTCCCTCTTCGTGGGCTCCGAGGGCACCCTGGGCTTCCTGACGCAGGCCACGCTGcgcctgcaccccctgcccgaGGCCGTCGCCGCCACCGTCGCCACCTTCCCCAGCGTGCGGGCGGCCGTGGCCTGCACGGTGCAGGTGCTGCAGGCCGCCGTGCCCGTGGCGCGCATCG AATTCCTGGACGAGGTGATGGCAGATGCCTGCGGCCGCTACAGCGGGACGGGGCTGCCGGTGGCACCCACGCTCCTCCTGGAGCTCCACGGCTCCCGGCAGGGCCTGGCGGAGCAGCAGCGGCAGGCGG AGGAGATGGTGCGGCTGAACGGCGGCTCCGTGCCGGCCTGGTCAGAGGAGCCGGAGGAGCGTGGGCGGCTGTGGGCCATGCGGCACAGCGCCTGGTACGCCGCCCTGGCGCTGCGGCCCGGCTGCCAG GGCTACTCCACGGACGTCTGCGTGCCCATCTCGCGCCTGCCCGACGTGGTGGTGGAGACCCAGCGGGACCTGCGGGACTCCGGCCTCACCG GCCCCATGGTGGGACACGTGGGCGACGGCAACTTCCACTGCCTCCTCGTCTTCGACGCCCGGGACCCGGCCGAGGCGCAGCGCGTCCACGCCTTCGCCCAGCGCCTGGGCAG GCGGGcgctggcggcggggggcaCCTGCACCGGGGAGCACGGCGTGGGGCTGGGCAAGCGGGCGCTGCTGCGGGAGGAGCTGGGCCCGGAGGGGCTGGACACCCTGCGCCGCATCAAGGCTGCGCTGGACCCCCACAACCTCATGAACCCCGGCAAGGTGCTCTGA
- the BCAR1 gene encoding LOW QUALITY PROTEIN: breast cancer anti-estrogen resistance protein 1 (The sequence of the model RefSeq protein was modified relative to this genomic sequence to represent the inferred CDS: deleted 1 base in 1 codon) gives MNYLNVLAKALYDNVAESPDELSFRKGDIMTVLERNTQGLDGWWLCSLHGRQGIVPGNRLKILVGMYDKKQQQQPQQQQQAPGPAQGQAPPQAPLPQPALPYHHQGGFTSLSPASQYTPMHPAYAPQGDNVYLMPVPSKGQQGLYPGSAPTGQFPPAPAKQPPAYPKQTPPHAFPSLGQEIYQVPPSLGQVAEAYPAGSASPPQDVYQVPSSAGQAQDIYQVPPSLDMRSWEGHKPQGKVLVPTRVGQVYVYDSPKGEQDEYDFPRHLLSAGSQEIYDVPPVRGGVPSQFSQEVYDTPPMAVKGPNGQDPGQEIYDVPPSVEKNLHQTVYDVPPSVSKDVPDGLAREETYDVPPAFTKQKGFDPSRHPLILAQQEPYLPEDVYDVPPAAGKGAPEPPLSHEIYDVPPSLKKLGGPAFPSQEVYDVPRDLHAPSKCSLDVEGEYIYDVPPQVDREAKGTDTKRLSASSTGSTRSNISTSSLDVVPVKEPAKGAGKEFSLDLDAAMETLAKLQHGVGGAVSYLMSFISANWRSPEHMEANAASIRGAAEGVRTALRDLLEFARGAVGNAAQASDRSLYTKLSKQLQKMEEVYQALARHGQALDACHWAPSALASGKPGTDDLEHFVMHSRGVPDDTKQLASFLHGNASLLFKRTKPAAESGGHGPPHPSDKASSIQSRPLPSPPKLLAQESPDGPYENSESGWMEDYDYVHLQGKEEFEKTQKELLEKGNIIRQSKDQLEHQQLKQFERLEQEVTRPIDNDLSNWSPPQHFGPARGGGALCPADRQLLLFYLEQCEANLTTLTNAVDAFFTAISTNQPPKIFVAHSKFVILSAHKLVFIGDTLSRQAKAQDVQHKAMHYSNLLCEMLKEIVVTTKAAALHYPSPAASQDMVERVKDLANSTQQFRMVLGQLAAM, from the exons ATGAACTACCTG AACGTGCTGGCCAAGGCGCTGTACGACAACGTGGCCGAGTCCCCGGACGAGCTCTCCTTCCGCAAGGGCGACATCATGACGGTGCTGGAGCGCAACACGCAGGGGCTGGACGGCTGGTGGCTCTGCTCGCTCCACGGCCGGCAGGGCATCGTCCCCGGGAACCGCCTCAAGATCCTGGTGGGGATGTAcgacaagaagcagcagcagcagccgcagcagcagcagcaagcacctGGCCCGGCGCAGGGGCAGGCACCGCCGCAGGCACCGCTGCCCCAGCCGGCCCTGCCTTACCACCACCAAGGGGGCTTCACCTCGCTCTCACCCGCCTCCCAGTACACCCCCATGCACCCTGCTTATGCCCCCCAAGGGGACAACGTCTACCTGATGCCGGTCCCCAGCAAGGGACAGCAGGGTCTTTACCCGGGCTCGGCACCCACCGGACAGTTCCCGCCTGCCCCGGCTAAGCAGCCCCCCGCCTACCCGAAGCAGACGCCTCCCCACGCCTTCCCCAGCTTGGGCCAGGAGATCTACCAGgtgcccccctccctgggcCAAGTGGCAGAGGCGTACCCCGcgggctctgccagccccccccaggATGTCTACCAGGTTCCTTCCTCAGCTGGTCAGGCTCAGGACATCTACCAGGTGCCCCCGTCGTTGGACatgaggagctgggaagggcaCAAGCCCCAGGGGAAG GTGCTGGTGCCCACCCGCGTGGGACAAGTGTACGTCTACGACTCCCCCAAGGGTGAGCAGGATGAGTACGATTTCCCTCGCCACCTCCTCTCTGCGGGCTCCCAGGAGATCTATGATGTGCCACCTGTCCGAGGGGGGGTCCCGAGCCAGTTCAGCCAGGAG GTCTATGACACCCCCCCCATGGCAGTGAAGGGTCCCAATGGACAGGACCCAGGGCAGGAGATCTACGACGTGCCCCCCAGCGTGGAGAAGAACCTTCACCAAACT GTGTACGATGTACCCCCCTCGGTGAGCAAGGACGTGCCGGATGGCCTGGCGCGGGAGGAGACCTACGACGTGCCCCCTGCCTTCACCAAGCAGAAAGGCTTCGACCCCTCCCGCCACCCGCTGATCCTGGCCCAGCAGGAGCCCTACTTGCCGGAGGATGTCTATGATGTGCCGCCGGCAGCCGGGAAAGGTGCCCCTGAACCGCCGCTCTCCCACGAGATCTACGATGTGCCCCCCAGCCTCAAGAAGCTGGGGGGGCCAGCCTTCCCCTCCCAGGAGGTCTACGATGTGCCCCGGGACCTGCACGCCCCCAGCAAGTGCTCCCTGGACGTGGAGGGCGAGTACATCTATGATGTCCCACCGCAAGTGGACCGTGAGGCCAAGGGCACCGACACCAAGCGCCTCTCTGCCTCCAGCACGGGCAGCACCCGCAGCAACATCTCCACATCCTCGCTGGACGTGGTGCCTGTGAAGGAGCCGGCCAAGGGAGCCGGCAAGGAGTTCTCCCTGGACTTGGATGCCGCCATGGAGACGCTGGCCAAGCTCCAGCATGGTGTCGGCGGCGCCGTCTCCTACCTCATGTCCTTCATCAGCGCCAACTGGCGCAGCCCTGAGCACATGGAGGCCAACGCTGCCAGCATCCGCGGGGCAGCCGAGGGTGTCCGGACAGCCCTCCGGGACCTACTAGAGTTTGCCCGG GGGGCGGTGGGCAATgctgcccaggcctctgaccGCTCCCTCTACACCAAGctcagcaagcagctgcagaagatgGAGGAGGTCTACCAGGCCCTGGCACGGCACGGCCAAGCGCTGGATGCTTGCCACTGGGCCCCGAGCGCCCTGGCCAGTGGCAAGCCAGGCACGGATGACTTGGAGCACTTCGTCATGCACTCGCGCGGCGTCCCCGATGACACCAAGCAGTTGGCCTCCTTCCTGCATGGCAATGCCTCCCTCCTCTTCAAACGGACAAAGCCAGCAGCGGAGAGCGGTGGCCACGGGCCCCCTCACCCCTCCGacaaggccagcagcatccagtcccggcccctgccctccccgcccAAGTTGCTGGCCCAGGAGTCGCCCGACGGGCCCTACGAGAACAGCGAGAGTGGCTGGATGGAGGATTACGACTATGTTCATCTCCAg ggcAAGGAGGAGTTTGAGAAGACCcagaaggagctgctggagaaaggcaaCATCATCCGGCAGAGCAAGGACCAGCTGGAGCACCAGCAG CTGAAGCAGTTTGAGCGGCTAGAGCAGGAGGTGACACGTCCCATCGACAACGACCTGTCCAACTGGAGCCCCCCCCAGCACTTTGGCCCGGCACGGGGCGGCGGGGCCTTGTGTCCTGCCGACCGCCAGCTCCTCCTCTTCTACCTGGAGCAGTGTGAGGCCAACCTCACCACGCTCACCAATGCTGTCGACGCCTTCTTCACCGCCATCAGCACCAACCAGCCCCCCAAGATCTTTGTGGCCCACAGCAAGTTCGTCATCCTCAGCGCCCACAAGCTTGTCTTCATCGGAGACACGCTGTCCCGCCAGGCCAAGGCCCAGGACGTCCAGCACAAGGCGATGCACTACAGCAACCTCCTCTGCGAGATGCTCAAGGAGATCGTGGTGACCACCAAGGCGGCCGCCCTCCACTACCCTTCCCCTGCGGCCTCTCAGGACATGGTGGAGCGTGTCAAGGACCTTGCCAACAGCACACAGCAGTTCAGGATGGTGCTGGGCCAGCTGGCAGCCATGTGA